A genomic stretch from Ureibacillus composti includes:
- a CDS encoding aminotransferase class I/II-fold pyridoxal phosphate-dependent enzyme, whose amino-acid sequence MSKHAEKLNEDLIKYNPNIYQLLSGLGKKIYSPKGILSQGNEASKKSFRFNATIGIATEQSVPMHFEHIQERLKEYFPEDVYTYAPTLGKFELREKWRMKLLKENPSLQNKRFGIPIVTSALTHGLSIVADLFVDEEDCIILPDQYWENYDSIFHIRRGGRIQTFELFDEHKKFNVKGFKERLLEQKDVGKAIVILNFPNNPTGYTPHEEEVQGIIAAILEAADAGINLAVILDDAYFGLFYEDTVKESLFGRLAGLHPKILPIKIDGATKESYVWGLRVGFITFASDFFEVLDVLEEKTKGLIRAVLSSSSHLSQTIILHSLLSCEYEKEKEEKYELMKKRALKIKGILSKEKYKEVWTLYPFNSGYFICLKILNVDAEKLRLHLLDEYGVGTLAMNSTDLRIAFSCVEEEDLEELVDLIYYSINDLLAKIV is encoded by the coding sequence ATGAGTAAGCATGCAGAGAAATTAAATGAAGATCTAATTAAATATAATCCTAATATATACCAATTACTTTCTGGTCTTGGGAAAAAGATATATTCCCCTAAAGGGATTCTTAGTCAGGGGAATGAGGCGAGCAAAAAATCCTTTCGTTTTAACGCTACGATTGGAATTGCCACGGAACAAAGTGTTCCAATGCACTTTGAACATATACAAGAAAGATTAAAAGAATATTTTCCAGAGGATGTTTATACATATGCACCAACTCTTGGAAAATTTGAATTGCGTGAAAAGTGGAGAATGAAGCTATTAAAGGAGAATCCCTCTTTACAAAATAAAAGATTCGGAATTCCAATTGTAACGAGCGCACTTACACATGGATTAAGTATCGTAGCTGATTTATTTGTAGATGAAGAAGATTGTATTATTCTGCCTGACCAATATTGGGAGAATTATGATTCGATTTTTCATATTCGCAGAGGAGGACGTATCCAAACGTTTGAGCTGTTTGATGAACACAAAAAATTTAATGTTAAAGGATTTAAGGAACGACTACTTGAACAAAAGGATGTCGGTAAGGCAATAGTTATACTAAATTTTCCTAATAATCCTACAGGGTATACACCTCATGAAGAGGAAGTTCAGGGAATCATTGCAGCTATTTTAGAAGCAGCAGATGCCGGAATTAATCTAGCTGTCATTCTTGATGATGCCTATTTCGGGTTGTTTTATGAAGATACCGTGAAAGAATCATTATTTGGAAGGTTAGCAGGACTTCATCCAAAAATATTACCTATTAAGATAGACGGGGCAACGAAGGAAAGTTATGTATGGGGACTAAGAGTGGGATTTATCACTTTTGCATCTGATTTTTTTGAAGTCCTAGATGTTTTAGAAGAAAAAACAAAGGGACTGATAAGAGCAGTTTTATCAAGCAGTTCTCATTTATCTCAGACAATTATTTTACATTCATTACTTTCATGTGAATATGAAAAGGAAAAAGAAGAAAAGTATGAATTAATGAAAAAGCGAGCTTTAAAGATCAAAGGGATTCTGTCTAAAGAAAAATATAAGGAAGTTTGGACCCTCTATCCTTTTAATTCAGGTTATTTTATATGCTTAAAAATATTAAATGTAGATGCTGAAAAACTGAGATTACATTTGCTGGATGAATACGGAGTGGGGACACTAGCAATGAATTCAACAGACTTAAGGATTGCCTTTTCTTGTGTAGAGGAAGAGGATTTAGAAGAGCTTGTTGATTTAATTTACTATAGTATTAACGATTTATTAGCGAAAATCGTATGA
- the hisC gene encoding histidinol-phosphate transaminase, which translates to MNTIDMVNYRKALNDIKPYIPGKPLWEVQEELGLKEVIKLASNENPLGPSPKALDALKSGLSEINRYPDAHAVKLKSVIASRLSLSSHQLIITNGADELITLISETFLESDDEIIVPFPSFSEYDFGAHLMGAKVVPVSLDEHYQFNIDSILAAVTDKTKLIYICSPNNPTGTYLPKSRLETLLDLLPKHILVVFDSAYSHFATNEDYTDGLEYVRIGYPIIVLQTFSKIYGLAGIRVGFGVAPESIIQSILRVKEPFNVNSLAQIAAAAAIADEEHIARSKQVNTEGRELLYKFLHALGLHYTESMSNFILVKFGTVAKEIYDDLLSHGIIVRYGDTWGMPEHIRISIGTQDENSKLIVAILRSIALGEKENE; encoded by the coding sequence ATGAACACTATAGATATGGTAAATTATCGTAAAGCATTAAACGACATTAAACCCTATATACCAGGTAAACCATTGTGGGAAGTACAAGAGGAATTAGGGTTGAAAGAAGTTATTAAATTAGCATCAAATGAAAATCCACTTGGCCCATCACCAAAAGCACTTGATGCTTTAAAAAGTGGTCTTTCCGAAATTAATAGATACCCTGATGCTCATGCGGTTAAGCTGAAAAGTGTTATTGCGTCTCGTTTATCTTTATCTTCCCATCAGTTGATTATTACAAATGGGGCCGATGAGTTGATAACCTTAATTTCAGAGACATTTCTTGAATCTGATGATGAGATTATTGTACCGTTTCCATCCTTCAGTGAATATGATTTTGGAGCACATCTAATGGGAGCAAAGGTTGTTCCTGTATCCCTTGATGAACACTACCAATTTAATATTGATTCTATTTTAGCTGCAGTTACAGATAAAACTAAGTTAATTTATATTTGCTCGCCAAACAATCCGACAGGTACTTATTTACCGAAATCTAGATTAGAAACGCTACTAGATTTACTACCTAAACATATTTTAGTTGTTTTTGATAGTGCATATAGTCATTTCGCGACTAATGAAGATTACACAGATGGATTAGAATATGTTCGGATCGGTTATCCAATTATAGTTTTACAAACCTTTTCTAAAATTTATGGACTTGCAGGTATCAGAGTAGGTTTTGGTGTTGCACCTGAATCCATTATACAAAGCATTTTACGGGTAAAAGAACCGTTTAACGTGAATAGTTTAGCCCAGATTGCCGCCGCCGCTGCTATAGCAGACGAGGAACATATAGCTAGGTCTAAACAAGTAAATACCGAAGGTAGGGAACTGTTATATAAGTTCTTGCACGCACTTGGCTTACATTATACAGAGAGCATGAGTAATTTCATTCTTGTTAAATTCGGTACAGTAGCAAAAGAAATATATGATGATCTTTTATCCCATGGTATCATTGTCCGTTACGGAGATACATGGGGAATGCCAGAACATATCCGAATATCTATTGGAACACAAGATGAGAATAGTAAATTAATAGTAGCAATACTGAGATCGATAGCTTTAGGGGAGAAAGAAAATGAGTAA
- the nspC gene encoding carboxynorspermidine decarboxylase gives MKFEELPSPCYVIDEGLVEKNLNILKGVMERTGCKIVLAQKAFSMYKLYPLIGEYLSGTTASGLYEARLGYEEMGKENHIFAPAYREDEIDEIVSLCDHIIFNSYSQLEKFKDKALLAGKKVGLRINPECSTQIGHAIYDPCSPASRFGVTIEQFRPDLLDGVSGLHFHTLCQQDSDDLNTTLNAVEEKFGPWLSQMEWINFGGGHHITRENYNISLLEECIKRMRDKYDLEVYLEPGEAIALNAGYLVTTVLDTHQNDIDIAILDTSATCHMPDVLEMPYRPPLIGSGEVGEKPFMYRLSGQTCLTGDVIGDYSFNQPLKSGDRLVFEDMAIYTMVKTTTFNGMALPAITIKDKDGDFHIVHQFNYQDFKMRLA, from the coding sequence ATGAAATTTGAAGAATTACCATCACCATGTTATGTAATTGATGAAGGTCTTGTGGAAAAAAATCTAAATATCCTAAAAGGAGTTATGGAACGTACAGGATGTAAGATTGTTTTGGCACAAAAAGCGTTTTCAATGTATAAGTTGTATCCTCTCATTGGAGAGTATTTAAGTGGTACGACAGCAAGTGGCTTATACGAAGCCCGTCTTGGTTACGAAGAAATGGGGAAGGAAAATCATATCTTTGCACCTGCTTACCGTGAAGATGAAATAGATGAAATTGTATCCCTTTGTGATCATATCATCTTTAATTCCTACTCCCAGTTGGAAAAATTTAAAGATAAAGCCCTTCTTGCAGGTAAAAAAGTTGGCTTACGTATTAATCCAGAATGCTCTACACAAATTGGACATGCTATCTATGATCCATGTTCACCGGCTTCTAGATTTGGTGTAACAATAGAACAATTTCGTCCTGATTTGCTTGATGGCGTCTCTGGTCTTCATTTTCATACACTATGTCAGCAAGACTCGGATGATTTAAATACAACTCTAAATGCAGTGGAAGAAAAGTTTGGACCATGGCTGTCGCAAATGGAATGGATCAATTTTGGGGGCGGTCATCATATTACTAGGGAAAATTATAACATCTCATTATTAGAAGAATGTATTAAAAGAATGCGTGATAAATACGATTTAGAAGTATATCTTGAACCGGGAGAAGCAATTGCTCTAAATGCAGGATATTTGGTTACAACAGTACTTGATACGCATCAAAATGATATTGATATTGCAATTCTTGACACTTCTGCAACATGCCATATGCCTGATGTGTTAGAAATGCCTTATCGTCCTCCACTTATTGGATCGGGGGAAGTTGGGGAGAAGCCATTTATGTATAGACTTAGTGGACAAACTTGTCTTACTGGTGATGTTATTGGCGATTATTCTTTCAATCAACCATTAAAGAGTGGAGATCGATTAGTTTTTGAAGATATGGCAATCTACACAATGGTGAAAACAACAACCTTTAACGGTATGGCATTGCCAGCTATCACTATTAAAGATAAAGATGGAGATTTCCATATTGTACATCAATTTAACTATCAAGATTTTAAGATGAGACTTGCATAA
- a CDS encoding heme-dependent peroxidase, producing MSNATETLEGWYCYNDFRKIDWKSWRSLNENQRQGVFEELMELWNQWTDNEQKVKGDFAIFQILGHKADIMFMFLRPTLKELTQIELAFNKTKFAELTVQTTSYVSVVELSNYLPKGEDPYSKPEIKARLFTEIPKKEYICFYPMNKLRGETNNWYMLPAEERNQMMRSHSLIGRQYAGKVKQIILGSVGLDDYEWGVALFGEDPIHFKKLIYEMRFDEVSARFGEFGSFYIGRYIFKEQFNHLLQL from the coding sequence ATGTCAAATGCTACAGAAACACTTGAAGGTTGGTACTGCTATAATGACTTTCGTAAAATAGATTGGAAGAGTTGGAGATCATTAAATGAAAATCAACGTCAAGGTGTTTTTGAGGAGTTAATGGAGTTGTGGAACCAATGGACCGATAACGAACAAAAAGTGAAGGGCGATTTTGCCATTTTTCAAATCCTTGGGCATAAAGCAGATATCATGTTCATGTTTCTTCGTCCAACCCTTAAGGAATTGACTCAAATAGAACTAGCATTCAATAAAACAAAATTTGCTGAGTTAACAGTGCAGACTACATCGTATGTTTCAGTGGTTGAACTTAGTAATTATCTTCCTAAAGGGGAGGATCCTTATAGTAAACCTGAAATAAAGGCTAGATTATTTACAGAGATACCCAAAAAGGAATATATATGTTTTTATCCGATGAACAAGCTTCGTGGCGAGACAAACAACTGGTATATGTTACCGGCGGAGGAACGTAATCAAATGATGAGGAGCCATAGCTTAATTGGCCGCCAATATGCTGGAAAAGTAAAACAAATTATTTTAGGGTCTGTTGGACTTGATGATTATGAATGGGGAGTGGCTTTATTTGGCGAAGATCCCATCCATTTTAAGAAGCTTATTTATGAAATGCGCTTTGATGAAGTAAGTGCTCGTTTTGGTGAATTTGGTTCTTTTTATATAGGAAGATATATATTCAAAGAACAATTTAATCATCTACTACAACTATGA
- a CDS encoding PLP-dependent aminotransferase family protein, which translates to MDWKPDRKAKKAIYKQLAEYIENGIADGTFPPDKPLPSERFLAKELNLNRSTVVAAYDELESNGLIQRNRGSGTTISRDIWGITKKRIPSWNRYIEAGSFLPNLPVTQRIRKEAVEHKLINLASGELSEDLFPINFLRDITSSRSFIGSLGYDHPQGNAILRNTLTKHVKKYRGIETNPSSILITSGAQQALHLVVQCLLKPGDAVAIEDPSYSYNLPIFQSAGLKVYYLPVDKDGIDPKDLLSLYKKHRIRMIFLNPAFQNPTGSLLNEKQRKAILEISSEYGIPVVEDDPYSLTSFAGDKVYSLKSMDVHGNVLYISSLSKIVASGLRIGWIIGPKPVIERLSDAKQQIDFGHSSFTQWIANDFLESENFQYHIRRLVNELEKRRDQIVKSLYFYLKDQVEFFVPQGGIHIWVKIKKDYNEMQLLEESIKRGVIYVPGSTMGSEKGFVRFTFAREEKESIDEGIRRFAEALHFI; encoded by the coding sequence ATGGATTGGAAACCAGATCGAAAAGCAAAAAAGGCTATCTATAAACAACTTGCTGAATATATTGAAAATGGAATAGCAGATGGTACATTTCCACCCGACAAACCGTTACCGTCTGAAAGGTTTTTAGCGAAGGAACTGAACTTAAACAGGAGCACTGTGGTTGCTGCATATGATGAACTGGAATCAAATGGACTCATTCAAAGAAATAGAGGAAGCGGGACTACCATTAGTAGAGATATATGGGGGATTACCAAGAAACGTATTCCAAGTTGGAATAGGTATATTGAGGCGGGGTCTTTTTTACCAAATTTACCTGTTACGCAAAGAATAAGAAAAGAGGCGGTTGAACATAAACTAATTAATTTAGCTAGCGGAGAGTTGTCGGAAGATTTATTTCCAATAAATTTCTTACGGGATATAACTTCTTCGCGTTCCTTTATAGGAAGTTTAGGATATGATCATCCGCAGGGTAACGCTATACTAAGAAATACCCTGACCAAACATGTAAAAAAGTATAGAGGAATTGAAACAAATCCTTCATCAATACTCATTACTTCTGGGGCACAACAAGCCTTACACTTAGTCGTTCAATGTTTGTTAAAGCCCGGAGATGCAGTTGCTATAGAAGACCCTTCTTATAGTTATAATCTTCCAATATTTCAATCAGCGGGATTAAAGGTATATTATTTACCTGTCGATAAAGATGGAATAGATCCTAAAGATTTGCTGTCATTATATAAAAAACATCGAATTAGAATGATTTTTTTAAATCCTGCCTTTCAAAATCCAACAGGTTCTTTATTGAATGAAAAACAACGGAAAGCTATTTTAGAAATATCTTCTGAATATGGAATACCTGTAGTAGAAGACGATCCCTATAGTTTAACATCTTTTGCAGGAGATAAAGTCTATTCACTAAAATCTATGGACGTGCATGGAAATGTTTTATATATTAGCTCCTTATCAAAAATTGTTGCTTCTGGGTTAAGGATTGGTTGGATTATTGGACCAAAACCCGTAATCGAAAGATTATCTGATGCAAAACAACAAATAGACTTCGGTCACTCAAGCTTTACACAGTGGATTGCCAATGATTTTCTGGAATCAGAAAATTTCCAGTATCATATTAGAAGATTAGTAAATGAATTAGAAAAACGGAGAGATCAAATTGTAAAAAGCCTTTATTTTTATTTAAAGGATCAGGTAGAATTTTTTGTTCCACAGGGCGGTATTCATATATGGGTTAAAATCAAAAAGGACTATAATGAAATGCAATTACTTGAGGAGTCTATTAAACGGGGCGTAATCTATGTTCCTGGTTCAACAATGGGATCAGAAAAAGGGTTTGTCCGGTTTACTTTCGCCAGGGAAGAAAAAGAATCAATCGACGAAGGAATTAGACGGTTTGCAGAAGCGCTTCATTTTATTTAA
- the qoxA gene encoding cytochrome aa3 quinol oxidase subunit II has protein sequence MKIKLLFLLSIMTSVIFLSGCEPLLVFDPKGPQAERQASDIILSIGIMSVIVIVVMVILAYILIKYRASNQPDNYEPPHIEGNHLVEAICVGIPVLIVAYLSLVSVQSNYIVESAPVGYEEQEPLVVYASSSDWKWHFSYPEQGIETVNYLYVPTDRPLEFKLYSYGPITSFWIPQLGGQKYAMSDMVTTLHLAADEPGEMLGRNANFSGKGFAENTFNVTAMSQADFDDWVKEVHETAEPLTETEFQELLEPGHLGQMTYTGTHLEFSPAPEHNHSTTNESEVEYTDHSSHDQNQTNEENEHSAH, from the coding sequence ATGAAAATAAAATTATTATTTTTATTATCTATAATGACATCTGTTATTTTCCTTTCAGGCTGTGAACCTCTTTTAGTATTTGACCCTAAAGGGCCGCAGGCAGAAAGACAAGCAAGTGACATTATATTATCGATTGGAATTATGTCAGTAATTGTTATTGTCGTAATGGTTATTTTGGCGTATATATTAATTAAATATCGTGCTTCAAACCAACCAGACAATTATGAACCACCTCACATTGAGGGTAATCATTTGGTAGAAGCCATTTGTGTAGGGATACCTGTATTAATTGTCGCTTACCTTTCACTTGTATCTGTACAAAGTAACTATATTGTTGAGTCAGCACCAGTAGGTTATGAAGAACAAGAACCTTTAGTCGTTTATGCATCTTCGTCTGACTGGAAATGGCATTTTAGTTACCCAGAACAAGGAATTGAAACAGTAAACTATTTGTATGTTCCAACGGATCGCCCATTAGAATTCAAACTTTATTCATACGGGCCAATCACTAGTTTCTGGATTCCACAACTTGGAGGACAAAAATATGCAATGTCTGACATGGTCACTACTTTACACTTAGCAGCGGACGAACCAGGTGAAATGCTTGGACGCAATGCTAACTTTAGTGGTAAAGGCTTTGCAGAAAACACATTTAACGTAACCGCTATGTCACAAGCTGACTTTGATGATTGGGTAAAAGAAGTACACGAAACTGCGGAACCACTTACAGAAACAGAGTTCCAAGAATTACTTGAACCAGGTCATTTAGGACAAATGACATACACTGGAACACATTTAGAGTTTAGTCCTGCTCCTGAACATAACCATTCAACAACAAATGAATCAGAAGTAGAATATACTGATCATTCATCACATGATCAAAACCAAACAAACGAAGAAAATGAACACAGCGCTCATTAA
- the qoxB gene encoding cytochrome aa3 quinol oxidase subunit I, producing the protein MEFFQRFAIPHPSPAIYASMVAIALVSIGIVVGLTYFKKWGYLWREWLTTVDHKKIGIMYLLSALLMLFRGGADAIMMRAQLATPDAKLLDAQHYNEIFTTHGVVMILFMAMPFIFAFFNLIVPLQIGARDVAFPRLNALSFWLFFVGAMLFNISFVIGGSPDAGWTSYFPLAGNDFSTSVGTNYYMLAIQISGIGSLMTGINFCTTIIKMRAPGMTLMKMPMFTWSAFIANIIVVFAFPVLTVALIMGTADRLFGANFFTTSNGGMDMLWANFFWVWGHPEVYILILPAFGLYSEIISTFSGRNLFGYRAMVWSMILISLLSFLVWTHHFFTMGQGALTNSIFSITTMAIAVPTGVKIFNWLFTMWKGKIRFTTPMLYSIGFIPLFTIGGATGVMLGMSAADYQYHNTMFLVAHFHNTIIPGVVFAMLAGLTYYWPKFFGFMLNEKIGKLTFWLLTIGFVLAFFPMYLSGLDGQARRMYTYSEATGFGPLNMLSFVGAALMALAFLAIVYNIYYSYKNSPRNIGSDPWDARSLEWATHTPIPEYNFARLPQVSSSQAFWDAKKKGHELFKGEIKDIHMPNNSGVPFVMSCIFFVAGFSFVFALWVPAVIALIGVFVCMALRSFEQDHGYHIHAKEVKETEAKYGKVLNNEDRSRATSRV; encoded by the coding sequence ATGGAATTCTTCCAACGATTTGCTATTCCTCATCCAAGCCCAGCTATTTATGCATCAATGGTTGCTATTGCGTTAGTATCCATTGGGATTGTTGTTGGCTTAACATATTTTAAAAAATGGGGTTATTTATGGCGTGAATGGTTAACTACCGTCGATCATAAAAAAATTGGAATTATGTATTTACTCTCTGCCCTACTGATGCTTTTCCGTGGTGGTGCAGACGCAATTATGATGCGTGCACAACTTGCAACTCCGGATGCTAAGTTATTAGACGCACAACACTATAATGAGATTTTTACAACACACGGGGTTGTCATGATCCTGTTCATGGCGATGCCATTTATCTTTGCCTTTTTCAACTTAATTGTACCATTACAAATTGGGGCACGTGACGTAGCGTTCCCTCGATTAAATGCACTGAGCTTCTGGTTATTCTTTGTCGGTGCGATGTTATTTAATATTTCGTTCGTAATTGGTGGTTCTCCAGATGCTGGTTGGACATCTTATTTCCCACTTGCAGGAAATGATTTCAGTACATCTGTTGGTACAAACTATTACATGTTAGCTATTCAAATTTCTGGTATTGGGTCATTAATGACAGGAATTAACTTCTGTACGACTATTATAAAAATGCGTGCACCTGGTATGACATTAATGAAAATGCCAATGTTTACATGGTCTGCATTTATTGCCAATATTATTGTCGTATTCGCATTCCCTGTTTTAACAGTTGCCCTTATCATGGGAACAGCTGACCGATTATTTGGTGCAAACTTCTTTACTACTTCAAACGGTGGTATGGATATGCTTTGGGCGAACTTCTTCTGGGTTTGGGGACATCCAGAGGTATATATTTTAATCTTGCCTGCATTCGGTCTTTACAGTGAAATTATTTCAACGTTCTCTGGCCGTAACTTATTCGGTTATAGAGCAATGGTATGGTCGATGATTCTGATCTCCTTACTATCATTCTTAGTATGGACACACCATTTCTTTACAATGGGTCAAGGAGCTCTTACAAACAGTATCTTCTCTATTACAACTATGGCGATTGCTGTTCCTACAGGGGTTAAAATCTTTAACTGGTTATTTACGATGTGGAAAGGGAAAATCCGCTTTACCACTCCAATGCTTTATTCAATTGGATTTATACCACTGTTCACAATCGGAGGGGCTACAGGGGTTATGCTTGGGATGTCAGCAGCTGACTATCAATACCATAATACAATGTTCTTGGTAGCTCACTTCCATAACACAATTATTCCTGGTGTTGTGTTTGCGATGCTAGCTGGTTTAACTTATTACTGGCCAAAATTCTTTGGCTTTATGCTAAATGAAAAAATCGGAAAGCTTACTTTCTGGTTACTAACTATTGGTTTCGTACTTGCCTTTTTCCCGATGTATCTCTCTGGTCTAGACGGTCAAGCACGTCGTATGTACACTTATTCTGAAGCAACAGGTTTCGGTCCATTAAACATGCTATCATTTGTTGGTGCTGCATTAATGGCTCTTGCCTTCTTGGCAATCGTATATAACATTTATTATAGTTACAAAAACTCACCAAGAAACATTGGTAGTGATCCATGGGATGCACGTTCTTTAGAATGGGCTACTCATACACCAATTCCAGAATACAACTTTGCTCGTCTTCCACAAGTAAGTTCAAGCCAAGCTTTCTGGGATGCAAAGAAAAAAGGTCATGAATTATTTAAAGGTGAAATTAAAGACATCCACATGCCAAATAACAGTGGCGTACCATTCGTAATGTCTTGTATTTTCTTCGTTGCAGGATTCTCATTTGTCTTTGCACTATGGGTTCCAGCAGTGATTGCTCTAATCGGAGTATTCGTATGTATGGCTCTTCGTTCATTCGAACAAGATCATGGATACCATATCCATGCAAAAGAAGTTAAAGAAACAGAAGCAAAATATGGGAAGGTGCTAAATAATGAAGATCGATCACGCGCAACCTCTAGAGTATAG
- the qoxC gene encoding cytochrome aa3 quinol oxidase subunit III: MKIDHAQPLEYSTDQNQLNILGFWIFLGAEIMLFATLFTAYFTLSHRTGSGPTPAEIFEITPVLIETFALLTSSFTIGLGIHAMRLGRKNAMVTFFGITLLLGLCFLGVEIFEFMTYYHEGATYQTSAFTAALMTTLGTHGAHVTLGLFWGTFIIIQVIKRGLTPQTANKAFIFSLYWHFLDVVWIFIFSFIYLKGMM, translated from the coding sequence ATGAAGATCGATCACGCGCAACCTCTAGAGTATAGTACTGACCAAAATCAGTTAAATATTTTAGGATTTTGGATTTTCCTTGGAGCTGAAATTATGCTGTTCGCTACATTATTTACAGCGTATTTCACACTATCTCATCGTACAGGTAGCGGCCCAACACCAGCAGAAATTTTTGAAATCACGCCAGTTCTTATTGAAACATTCGCGCTTTTAACAAGTAGTTTCACAATTGGTCTTGGAATTCATGCTATGAGACTTGGACGCAAAAATGCAATGGTTACTTTCTTTGGTATTACCCTTCTTCTTGGACTATGCTTCCTTGGAGTAGAGATCTTTGAATTCATGACTTACTATCATGAAGGTGCAACATACCAAACAAGTGCCTTTACAGCTGCACTAATGACTACATTAGGAACACATGGTGCCCACGTTACACTTGGATTATTCTGGGGAACATTCATTATCATTCAAGTAATCAAACGTGGACTTACACCACAAACAGCAAATAAAGCATTTATCTTTTCTCTTTACTGGCATTTCTTAGATGTAGTTTGGATCTTTATCTTCAGCTTCATCTATCTGAAAGGAATGATGTAA
- the qoxD gene encoding cytochrome aa3 quinol oxidase subunit IV: MKELFPAKQVMGFVFSLILTVIALFVYYTDMSFKVGMAVLLVTAFIQAFLQLVVFMHAGESKDGKAIYTNVLYGVTLAVLTVFGSLLILIWDM, translated from the coding sequence ATGAAAGAATTATTTCCTGCCAAACAGGTGATGGGCTTTGTCTTTTCATTAATTCTAACAGTGATTGCCCTATTCGTTTACTACACTGATATGTCATTCAAAGTTGGTATGGCAGTCTTGCTAGTTACTGCTTTTATTCAAGCTTTCCTACAGCTTGTAGTATTCATGCACGCTGGTGAATCAAAAGACGGTAAAGCAATTTATACAAATGTCCTTTACGGTGTCACTCTTGCAGTTTTAACTGTATTCGGTTCATTATTGATTCTGATCTGGGATATGTAA
- a CDS encoding response regulator transcription factor — protein MDSKVNVLICDDNIAVHESINAYLEAENMSSVSVFDGEQALDLLRKQEFDMVVLDIMLPGLFGTEVCKEIRKTSDIPIIMLSARGEEMDRIIGLEIGADDYLTKPFSPREIVTRIKTILKRVQPKQDTSNNLKVANLFIDVEGYEVFINDKVIELTAKEVELLAYLVKNKGRVINREELLYKVWGYDYIGDTRAVDTLIKRIRQKVTKGNPQFSIKSVYGVGYKFEEFV, from the coding sequence ATGGACTCAAAAGTGAATGTTCTAATTTGCGATGACAATATTGCTGTTCACGAAAGCATCAACGCATATTTAGAAGCAGAAAACATGAGTAGTGTTTCAGTTTTTGACGGTGAACAGGCTCTGGACCTTCTAAGAAAACAGGAATTTGATATGGTAGTACTTGATATAATGCTCCCAGGTCTTTTCGGGACTGAAGTTTGTAAAGAGATTCGTAAAACAAGCGATATTCCTATCATCATGTTAAGTGCACGTGGAGAAGAAATGGATCGTATCATCGGCCTAGAAATAGGTGCAGATGATTATTTGACAAAACCTTTTTCCCCACGTGAAATAGTGACTAGAATCAAAACCATTCTTAAAAGGGTACAACCTAAACAAGACACCTCAAATAATCTTAAAGTTGCTAATTTATTTATTGATGTCGAAGGCTATGAGGTTTTTATTAATGATAAAGTGATAGAACTTACAGCCAAAGAGGTGGAATTATTAGCATACTTAGTAAAAAACAAAGGAAGAGTCATAAACCGTGAGGAGTTACTATATAAAGTCTGGGGATATGATTATATCGGCGATACACGGGCAGTCGATACTTTAATTAAGCGAATACGTCAAAAAGTTACAAAAGGAAATCCTCAATTCTCTATAAAATCCGTTTACGGCGTTGGATACAAATTTGAGGAATTTGTATGA